From the Spiribacter sp. 2438 genome, one window contains:
- the carB gene encoding carbamoyl-phosphate synthase large subunit translates to MPKRTDIESILIIGAGPIVIGQACEFDYSGAQACKALREEGYRVILVNSNPATIMTDPEMADSVYIEPIQWQVVERIIERERPDVLLPTMGGQTALNCALDLDRHGVLSRYGVEMIGASKAAIDMAEDREAFRQAMARIGLDTPAARVAHSMEQAHEAQREVGFPTIIRPSFTMGGSGGGIAWNAEEFVEICERGLDLSPTNELLIEESVLGWKEFEMEVVRDRADNGIIICAIENLDPMGVHTGDSITVAPAQTLTDKEYQIMRNASLAVLREIGVETGGSNVQFAVNPENGRLVVIEMNPRVSRSSALASKATGFPIAKVAAKLAVGYTLDELRNEITGGRTPASFEPSIDYVVTKIPRFTFEKFMRSKPVLTTQMKSVGEVMAIGRTFQESLQKALRGLENGLEGLDPRIAPGSDEALTAVTQELRQPGPERLLWVADGFRAGLDIETLFGHTWIDPWFLAQVGDLVERESAIAGRSLESLGLTELRGLKRCGFSDARIARLCGTDEHAVRQRRRNLGLRPVYKRVDSCAAEFATATAYMYSTYEEEDEAAPGDRRKIMILGGGPNRIGQGIEFDYCCVHAALALRDDGFETIMVNCNPETVSTDYDTSDRLYFEPLTLEDVLEIVETEQPEGIVIQYGGQTPLKLARDLEAFGAPIIGTTPDSIDLAEDRERFQGLINEAGLKQPPNRTATSAEQAFRLAAEIGYPLVVRPSYVLGGRAMEIVYQESELAQYMNEAVKVSNESPVLLDRFLDDAIEVDVDAVCDGEEVLIGGIMEHIEQAGVHSGDSACSLPPYSLAPQVGDRLRAQMREMALRLGVVGLMNAQFAIKGDDIFVLEVNPRASRTVPFVSKAIGLPLAKVAARCMAGRSLQDQGCTREIIAPSYAVKEAVFPFIKFPGVDPILGPEMKSTGEVMGIGSSFGEAYAKSQLGAGVELPRGGRVFISVRDEDKASAPALAQELQRKGFEVIATTGTAAVLHQAGIDCGIINKVVEGRPHVVDAIKNAEIDLIINTTEGRQAIADSYSIRREALHHKVCYTTTMAGARATVQALDHLDRVDVRSIQDLHREVST, encoded by the coding sequence ATGCCCAAGCGCACCGACATCGAAAGCATCCTGATCATTGGCGCCGGCCCGATCGTGATCGGTCAGGCCTGCGAATTTGACTACTCCGGCGCGCAAGCCTGCAAAGCGCTGAGGGAAGAGGGTTACCGGGTCATCCTGGTCAACTCCAATCCGGCAACGATCATGACCGATCCGGAGATGGCGGACTCGGTCTACATCGAGCCCATCCAGTGGCAGGTGGTGGAACGCATTATCGAGCGGGAGCGGCCGGATGTTCTTCTGCCCACCATGGGGGGGCAGACCGCGCTGAACTGCGCCCTCGACCTGGACCGGCACGGCGTGCTGTCGCGGTACGGGGTCGAAATGATCGGCGCCAGCAAGGCCGCCATCGACATGGCCGAAGACCGGGAAGCGTTCCGCCAGGCCATGGCCCGCATCGGCCTTGATACACCCGCCGCGCGAGTGGCCCACAGCATGGAACAGGCCCACGAGGCGCAGCGTGAGGTCGGATTTCCCACCATTATCCGGCCGTCGTTCACCATGGGCGGCAGCGGCGGCGGCATCGCCTGGAATGCCGAAGAGTTTGTCGAGATCTGCGAACGGGGTCTCGACCTCTCGCCCACCAACGAATTGCTCATTGAGGAGTCGGTTCTTGGCTGGAAAGAGTTTGAGATGGAGGTAGTTCGAGATCGCGCTGACAACGGCATCATTATCTGCGCCATCGAAAACCTGGACCCCATGGGGGTGCACACCGGCGACTCGATTACCGTGGCGCCGGCTCAGACCCTGACGGACAAGGAATACCAGATCATGCGCAACGCCTCGCTGGCGGTGCTGCGCGAGATTGGCGTGGAGACCGGCGGCTCCAACGTCCAGTTCGCCGTGAACCCGGAGAACGGGCGCCTGGTGGTCATCGAAATGAATCCCCGGGTGTCCCGTTCCTCGGCGCTGGCTTCCAAGGCAACCGGGTTTCCCATCGCCAAGGTGGCGGCCAAACTGGCGGTGGGCTACACCCTGGACGAACTGCGAAACGAAATCACCGGTGGCCGGACCCCGGCGTCCTTCGAGCCCAGCATCGACTACGTGGTCACCAAGATTCCGCGGTTCACGTTCGAGAAATTCATGCGTAGCAAGCCGGTGCTCACCACCCAGATGAAATCCGTGGGTGAGGTCATGGCCATCGGGCGCACGTTTCAGGAATCCCTGCAAAAAGCGCTGCGGGGGCTGGAAAACGGGCTGGAAGGCCTGGATCCGCGAATCGCGCCGGGGAGCGACGAGGCGTTGACGGCGGTCACCCAGGAGCTGCGCCAGCCGGGGCCGGAGCGGCTTCTGTGGGTGGCAGACGGGTTTCGGGCCGGGCTCGATATCGAGACGCTGTTCGGCCACACCTGGATCGACCCCTGGTTCCTTGCCCAGGTGGGTGATCTGGTGGAGCGCGAGTCAGCCATTGCCGGCCGTTCCCTTGAATCCCTGGGTCTGACAGAGCTGCGGGGGCTCAAGCGTTGTGGCTTCTCGGACGCCCGGATCGCCCGGCTCTGCGGGACCGATGAGCATGCGGTTCGGCAGCGGCGCCGGAATCTGGGTCTGAGGCCGGTTTACAAGCGGGTCGACTCCTGCGCTGCCGAGTTCGCGACCGCGACCGCCTACATGTATTCCACCTACGAAGAAGAAGACGAAGCGGCCCCCGGGGATCGGCGAAAGATCATGATCCTCGGAGGAGGGCCCAACCGGATCGGTCAGGGCATCGAGTTCGACTACTGCTGCGTGCATGCGGCGCTGGCGCTGAGGGACGACGGCTTCGAGACCATCATGGTCAACTGCAACCCGGAGACGGTCTCCACCGACTACGACACCTCGGACCGGTTGTATTTCGAGCCGCTCACCCTTGAGGACGTCCTGGAAATTGTCGAGACCGAGCAGCCCGAGGGCATTGTCATTCAGTACGGCGGCCAGACCCCGCTGAAACTGGCGCGGGATCTGGAAGCCTTCGGCGCACCGATCATCGGCACCACGCCGGATTCCATTGACCTCGCCGAGGACCGCGAGCGATTCCAGGGCCTGATTAACGAGGCCGGGCTCAAGCAGCCGCCGAACCGGACCGCAACCAGTGCCGAGCAGGCTTTCCGGTTGGCCGCAGAAATCGGCTATCCGCTGGTGGTGCGACCGTCCTACGTGCTCGGCGGCCGAGCCATGGAAATCGTCTACCAGGAGTCGGAACTTGCCCAGTACATGAACGAGGCGGTGAAGGTTTCCAACGAGTCGCCAGTGCTGCTGGATCGCTTTCTGGATGACGCTATCGAGGTGGACGTGGACGCGGTCTGCGACGGCGAAGAAGTCCTGATCGGCGGCATCATGGAACATATCGAACAGGCCGGTGTGCACTCCGGCGATTCTGCCTGCTCCCTGCCGCCCTATAGTCTCGCGCCCCAGGTCGGTGACCGGCTGCGGGCGCAGATGCGGGAAATGGCGCTGCGCCTGGGTGTCGTGGGGCTCATGAATGCCCAGTTTGCGATCAAGGGCGACGATATTTTCGTGCTCGAGGTCAACCCCAGGGCCTCGCGGACGGTGCCGTTCGTCTCCAAGGCCATTGGCCTGCCGCTGGCCAAGGTGGCAGCCCGCTGCATGGCCGGACGCAGCCTGCAGGATCAGGGCTGCACGCGGGAAATCATCGCCCCCTCCTACGCGGTCAAAGAGGCGGTCTTCCCGTTCATCAAATTCCCCGGGGTGGACCCGATTCTCGGCCCGGAAATGAAATCCACCGGCGAGGTGATGGGCATTGGTTCAAGCTTTGGCGAGGCCTACGCCAAGTCCCAGCTGGGTGCCGGTGTCGAGCTTCCGCGGGGTGGCCGGGTCTTCATTAGCGTGCGGGATGAGGACAAAGCCTCGGCGCCTGCCCTGGCCCAGGAGCTGCAGCGCAAGGGCTTTGAGGTCATCGCTACTACCGGAACGGCGGCGGTGCTGCACCAGGCGGGGATAGACTGCGGGATCATCAACAAAGTGGTTGAAGGCCGTCCCCATGTGGTAGACGCCATCAAGAACGCTGAAATTGATTTGATCATCAACACCACCGAAGGTCGCCAGGCCATTGCCGACTCCTATTCGATTCGCCGTGAGGCCCTGCATCACAAGGTGTGTTACACCACCACCATGGCGGGTGCCCGCGCCACCGTTCAGGCGCTTGATCATCTGGATCGCGTGGATGTGCGCTCCATTCAGGATCTGCACAGGGAGGTCTCAACATGA
- the greA gene encoding transcription elongation factor GreA, which translates to MSKTPLTVRGAEQLRAELNRLKSEDRPGVIRAIAEAREHGDLKENAEYHAAREQQGFIEGRIADIEAKLANAQIIDVTRLPATGKVVFGVTVVLEAEEDGEEKTYQIVGEDEADIKAGLISVQSPMARALIGKEEGDAVDVQAPGGQRAYEIVEVRYE; encoded by the coding sequence ATGAGCAAGACACCACTGACCGTGCGCGGTGCCGAGCAGCTCCGCGCCGAGCTCAACCGGTTGAAATCCGAAGATCGCCCGGGGGTCATTCGAGCCATCGCTGAAGCCCGGGAGCACGGCGATCTCAAGGAGAATGCCGAGTATCATGCGGCCCGGGAGCAGCAGGGCTTCATCGAGGGGCGCATCGCTGACATCGAGGCCAAGCTCGCCAATGCCCAGATCATCGACGTGACCCGGCTGCCGGCCACCGGCAAAGTGGTGTTCGGCGTCACGGTGGTGCTCGAAGCCGAGGAAGACGGCGAGGAAAAGACCTATCAGATCGTTGGCGAAGACGAGGCGGACATCAAAGCCGGCCTCATTTCGGTGCAGTCCCCCATGGCCCGGGCGCTGATCGGCAAGGAAGAGGGCGATGCGGTGGACGTGCAGGCGCCAGGAGGTCAGCGTGCCTACGAAATCGTCGAAGTCCGCTACGAGTAG
- the rlmE gene encoding 23S rRNA (uridine(2552)-2'-O)-methyltransferase RlmE yields the protein MPRSRDSRRWLKEHFNDPFVKEAQKRGLRSRAVFKLEEMDARDQLLRPGQCVVDLGAAPGGWSEYAARVVGARGRVIAIDLLAMPPIQGVDFVQADFGTDEGLARVDELLGDRAPDLVLSDMAPNISGQKAVDQPRSMHLAELALDFCENRLNPGGSLVVKVFQGEGFDDLVKSMRARFERVQSRKPRASRDRSREVYLLARGFRA from the coding sequence ATGCCTCGGAGCCGAGACAGTCGGCGCTGGCTCAAAGAGCATTTCAACGACCCCTTCGTGAAAGAAGCGCAGAAGCGCGGCCTGCGCTCCCGGGCGGTATTCAAGCTCGAAGAAATGGATGCCCGGGATCAACTGCTCCGCCCGGGCCAGTGTGTGGTGGATCTGGGGGCGGCCCCGGGAGGTTGGAGCGAATACGCCGCTCGGGTGGTGGGCGCCCGGGGGCGAGTGATCGCCATTGATCTGCTGGCGATGCCGCCCATTCAGGGTGTGGATTTCGTGCAGGCGGATTTCGGCACCGACGAGGGCCTGGCCCGGGTGGACGAGCTGCTGGGAGATCGTGCCCCGGACCTTGTTTTATCCGATATGGCCCCCAACATCTCTGGACAGAAGGCCGTCGATCAGCCGCGGTCCATGCACCTGGCCGAACTGGCGCTGGACTTCTGCGAGAACAGGCTGAACCCCGGCGGTAGCCTGGTAGTCAAAGTGTTTCAGGGCGAAGGTTTCGACGACCTCGTCAAATCAATGCGCGCCCGATTCGAGCGCGTCCAGAGCCGCAAGCCCCGGGCCTCCCGGGATAGAAGTCGCGAAGTTTATCTACTGGCCCGCGGGTTCCGCGCGTAG
- the ftsH gene encoding ATP-dependent zinc metalloprotease FtsH, which yields MAKNLILWVVIAVVLMSVFSNFQNEGTTAQEVPYSQFLSEVDSGQVDSVTMQGPVIRGTRGDGSNFSTYNPESDNSALIGQLMDTGVTINAEEPEGGSMLMQILISWFPFLLLIGVWIYFMRQMQGGGGGRGAMSFGKSKAKMMSDDQVKVTFKDVAGVEEAKQDVVELVEFLRDPSKFQRLGGTIPRGVLMVGPPGTGKTLLAKAIAGEARVPFFSISGSDFVEMFVGVGASRVRDMFAQAKKQAPCIIFIDELDAVGRQRGAGLGGGHDEREQTLNQMLVEMDGFEGNEGIIVIAATNRPDVLDPALLRPGRFDRQVVVPLPDVRGREQILRVHMNKTPIAEDVNAHILARGCPGFSGADLANLVNEAALFAARRSKRVVDQQDFEDAKDKILMGAERKSMVMNEDEKRLTAYHEAGHAIVGLKVPEHDPVHKVTIIPRGRALGVTMFLPEEDRYSYTRRRLNSSICGLFGGRIAEEMIFGAESVTTGAQNDIQRVTEIARNMVTKWGLSDKLGPLAYGEDEGEVFLGHQVTQSKTISDETAHAIDEEVRRIVEENYKEATGVLEENKDALHAMADALMKFETIDRDQIEDIMAGRDPRPPKEADRVSEPASSSGGETEETPESGSSEEPGEDVGKPTGKPASEH from the coding sequence ATGGCAAAAAACTTGATTCTGTGGGTGGTCATCGCCGTCGTGCTGATGTCCGTCTTCAGTAATTTCCAGAATGAGGGAACCACCGCTCAGGAGGTGCCCTACTCGCAATTCCTCAGCGAGGTGGATTCCGGCCAGGTTGATTCGGTGACCATGCAGGGGCCCGTCATTCGCGGCACCCGCGGGGACGGCTCGAACTTCAGTACCTATAATCCGGAAAGCGACAACAGTGCGCTGATCGGTCAATTGATGGACACCGGGGTGACCATTAACGCCGAGGAGCCCGAAGGAGGAAGCATGCTCATGCAGATCCTCATTTCGTGGTTCCCGTTCCTCCTGCTCATCGGTGTGTGGATCTACTTCATGCGCCAGATGCAGGGCGGTGGCGGCGGTCGGGGGGCCATGTCCTTCGGCAAGAGTAAGGCCAAGATGATGTCCGACGACCAGGTCAAGGTGACCTTCAAGGACGTCGCCGGTGTTGAAGAGGCCAAGCAGGACGTGGTGGAGCTGGTGGAATTCCTGAGGGACCCGTCCAAGTTCCAGCGCCTGGGTGGCACCATTCCCCGCGGCGTGCTGATGGTTGGACCGCCGGGGACGGGCAAGACCCTGCTGGCCAAGGCCATCGCGGGCGAGGCCCGCGTGCCCTTCTTCAGCATCTCTGGCTCGGACTTCGTTGAAATGTTCGTTGGTGTGGGCGCTTCCCGGGTCCGGGACATGTTCGCCCAGGCCAAGAAGCAGGCGCCCTGCATTATCTTCATCGACGAGCTGGACGCGGTGGGTCGTCAGCGTGGCGCTGGTCTTGGCGGCGGCCATGATGAGCGCGAGCAGACGCTCAACCAGATGCTGGTGGAGATGGACGGCTTTGAGGGCAACGAGGGCATTATCGTCATCGCGGCGACCAACCGCCCGGACGTGCTCGACCCGGCCCTGTTGCGTCCGGGGCGCTTCGATCGGCAGGTGGTGGTGCCCCTGCCGGATGTTCGCGGGCGCGAGCAGATCCTGCGGGTGCACATGAACAAAACGCCCATCGCTGAGGACGTAAACGCTCACATTCTGGCCCGTGGCTGCCCGGGATTTTCCGGCGCGGATCTGGCCAACCTGGTGAACGAGGCCGCGCTGTTCGCTGCCCGGCGTAGCAAGCGGGTGGTCGACCAGCAGGACTTCGAGGACGCCAAGGACAAGATCCTCATGGGCGCCGAGCGCAAGTCCATGGTGATGAACGAGGACGAGAAGCGACTGACCGCCTACCACGAGGCCGGTCACGCCATCGTCGGGCTCAAGGTGCCGGAGCACGATCCGGTCCACAAGGTCACCATCATTCCGCGGGGGCGGGCGCTGGGTGTCACCATGTTCCTTCCGGAAGAGGACCGGTACAGCTACACCCGGCGCCGTCTGAACAGTTCCATCTGTGGTCTGTTTGGTGGGCGGATCGCCGAGGAGATGATCTTTGGCGCCGAGAGCGTGACCACCGGTGCCCAGAACGACATCCAGCGGGTCACCGAGATTGCCCGCAACATGGTCACGAAGTGGGGCCTGTCGGACAAACTCGGTCCGCTGGCTTACGGCGAAGATGAAGGTGAGGTGTTTCTCGGTCACCAGGTGACCCAGTCGAAGACCATCTCGGACGAGACGGCTCATGCGATTGACGAAGAAGTGCGGCGCATCGTCGAGGAGAATTACAAAGAAGCCACTGGGGTTCTCGAGGAGAACAAGGATGCGCTTCACGCCATGGCGGATGCCTTGATGAAGTTCGAGACCATCGACCGGGATCAGATCGAAGACATCATGGCAGGCCGGGACCCCAGGCCGCCCAAGGAAGCGGACCGCGTGTCCGAGCCCGCCTCCTCATCGGGAGGCGAGACCGAGGAGACGCCGGAGAGCGGGTCGTCTGAAGAGCCGGGTGAAGATGTCGGCAAGCCGACCGGCAAGCCAGCCAGTGAGCATTAA
- the folP gene encoding dihydropteroate synthase encodes MMPLLDCGGRVLDLSRPQVMGVLNVTPDSFSDGGVFMGADTALERALAMESEGAAVIDVGGESTRPGSQGISVEEELRRVIPVLEAIRSETSVPLSVDTSKPEVMVEAARAGAGLINDVMALRRPGALEAARDTGLPVCLMHMQGTPASMQDNPRYRDVVGEVEGFLLERVAAAESAGIPRERLVLDPGFGFGKTDPHNAALLAGLRRLASHGLPVLAGLSRKSLVGRVLGRELPERLAGSVAAAALATWNGARLLRAHDVRETVDAVRLMEYVTMEGCPVAETAQGGR; translated from the coding sequence ATGATGCCGCTGCTGGATTGTGGCGGGCGGGTGCTGGATCTCAGCCGCCCGCAGGTCATGGGAGTCCTCAATGTCACCCCCGATTCCTTCTCGGACGGGGGTGTTTTCATGGGAGCAGACACCGCCCTGGAGCGGGCACTGGCTATGGAATCCGAAGGCGCGGCCGTCATCGACGTGGGCGGCGAGTCCACCCGGCCGGGCTCCCAGGGCATCAGTGTCGAGGAAGAGCTGCGACGTGTCATACCCGTCCTGGAAGCGATTCGCTCCGAGACCTCCGTGCCTCTTTCCGTGGACACCTCAAAGCCGGAAGTCATGGTCGAGGCCGCCCGCGCCGGTGCCGGGCTGATCAATGATGTTATGGCCCTGCGTCGCCCCGGCGCTCTGGAGGCGGCCCGGGACACCGGATTGCCCGTCTGCCTGATGCACATGCAGGGCACCCCCGCGAGCATGCAGGACAACCCTCGGTACCGGGATGTGGTCGGCGAGGTGGAAGGCTTTCTTCTCGAGCGCGTTGCGGCGGCCGAAAGCGCCGGGATCCCGCGGGAGCGACTGGTTCTGGACCCCGGCTTTGGATTCGGTAAAACCGATCCGCACAACGCGGCCCTGCTGGCGGGTCTGCGCCGACTTGCCAGCCATGGTCTGCCGGTTCTGGCGGGATTGTCGCGAAAATCCCTGGTGGGTCGTGTCCTTGGCCGGGAACTGCCGGAGCGCCTGGCGGGGAGCGTGGCCGCTGCCGCATTGGCGACATGGAATGGCGCCCGGTTGCTCAGGGCCCACGACGTGCGGGAAACCGTGGATGCAGTAAGGTTAATGGAGTATGTCACCATGGAAGGGTGTCCGGTGGCAGAGACGGCGCAGGGAGGCCGATAG
- the glmM gene encoding phosphoglucosamine mutase, with the protein MEKRYFGTDGIRGRVGEPPITADFVLKLGWAAGRVFREHGGSGRVLIGKDTRLSNYMFESALEAGLSAAGMNIQLLGPIPTPGIAYLTRTLRADAGIVISASHNSHEDNGIKFFSADGYKLDDALELAIEAYLDRSLETVGSAALGKASRVMDAPGRYIEFCKHTLMPGVGLHGLTLVVDCANGAGYQMAPAVFEELGARVIRRGVEPDGLNINVDCGSTCVSELQRVVLDAGADGGIALDGDGDRVIMVDERGRVMDGDQLLWAIARSRHQAGGLRGPVVGTQMSNLGLELALSGMGIDFLRAQVGDRYVLEMLHARDGILGGESSGHIVCLDRTTTGDGIVAALQVLGGAIESGVPLGDAINGMDKLPQHMVNVPVGRGAQPMADARVTAAVETLEARLGKAGRVLLRPSGTEPVVRVMVEGREDAQVRAHAEALAEEVAAYCQPEVSAATGD; encoded by the coding sequence ATGGAAAAGCGCTACTTTGGAACAGATGGTATTCGGGGTCGGGTCGGCGAGCCGCCCATCACCGCGGATTTTGTACTTAAGCTGGGCTGGGCCGCCGGTCGGGTGTTTCGGGAACATGGGGGTTCCGGGCGGGTGCTAATCGGCAAGGACACCCGGCTTTCCAATTACATGTTCGAATCGGCGCTGGAAGCGGGTCTTTCGGCGGCTGGCATGAATATTCAACTGCTGGGGCCAATCCCGACGCCGGGTATTGCTTACCTGACGCGGACCCTGCGGGCGGATGCCGGGATTGTGATCAGCGCTTCCCATAACAGCCACGAAGACAACGGCATCAAGTTCTTTTCGGCCGACGGCTACAAGCTGGATGATGCGCTGGAGCTGGCGATTGAAGCCTATCTTGACCGGTCACTGGAGACGGTGGGTTCCGCGGCCCTTGGCAAGGCGTCCCGCGTCATGGACGCGCCCGGGCGTTACATCGAGTTCTGCAAACACACCCTCATGCCCGGTGTCGGGCTGCACGGTCTCACCCTTGTGGTGGACTGTGCCAATGGCGCCGGTTACCAGATGGCGCCGGCGGTCTTCGAAGAGCTGGGTGCCCGGGTCATCCGGCGGGGCGTGGAGCCCGACGGCCTCAACATTAACGTGGACTGTGGCTCGACCTGTGTCAGTGAACTGCAGCGAGTGGTGCTCGATGCGGGAGCGGATGGTGGCATCGCCCTGGATGGTGACGGTGACCGCGTGATCATGGTGGACGAGCGGGGTCGGGTCATGGACGGCGACCAGCTGCTCTGGGCAATCGCCCGCAGCCGCCATCAGGCCGGTGGTCTGCGGGGGCCGGTGGTCGGCACGCAAATGAGCAACCTGGGCCTGGAGCTGGCGCTGTCGGGCATGGGCATCGACTTCCTTCGGGCCCAGGTGGGCGATCGCTACGTGCTCGAGATGCTGCATGCCCGGGACGGGATCCTGGGTGGGGAGTCTTCAGGGCACATTGTCTGCCTGGATCGAACCACCACCGGTGACGGGATCGTGGCGGCCCTGCAGGTGCTTGGGGGTGCCATCGAGAGTGGGGTACCCCTTGGCGACGCCATTAACGGCATGGACAAGCTGCCCCAGCACATGGTCAACGTCCCGGTCGGACGCGGGGCTCAGCCGATGGCCGACGCCCGGGTCACCGCCGCGGTGGAGACGCTCGAAGCGCGTCTGGGCAAGGCAGGCCGCGTGCTGCTCCGGCCGTCCGGGACCGAGCCTGTGGTTCGCGTCATGGTTGAAGGCCGGGAAGATGCACAGGTTCGCGCCCACGCCGAGGCGCTGGCTGAGGAAGTGGCCGCCTATTGCCAGCCAGAGGTGTCAGCGGCTACCGGTGATTGA
- the tpiA gene encoding triose-phosphate isomerase: MRTPLIAGNWKMNGLRSDAVRLADELARHLPDLHGVEVVVCPPFVHLEAVKQPLTGTAIAIGAQNCADAALGARTGEVAAEMLADLGVRHVILGHSERREYYAEDDRVIAARYQRAMASGLVPILCVGETLEQRDAGRSEAIVEAQIRGITDLIGADGLGAGVIAYEPVWAIGTGRTASAEQAQSMHRFIRECLATIEGHDGAAERRLLYGGSMKPDNAAKLLAMEDVDGGLVGGASLNAEGFAAICAAVPRG, encoded by the coding sequence ATGCGAACTCCGCTTATTGCCGGTAACTGGAAAATGAACGGCCTGCGCAGCGATGCCGTGCGCCTTGCCGATGAACTGGCGCGGCATCTGCCGGATCTCCACGGTGTCGAGGTGGTGGTGTGTCCGCCGTTTGTTCATCTTGAAGCCGTCAAACAGCCCCTGACCGGGACCGCGATCGCCATCGGTGCTCAGAACTGTGCCGATGCCGCACTCGGCGCCCGCACCGGGGAGGTGGCGGCGGAGATGCTGGCTGACCTTGGGGTGCGCCATGTCATTCTCGGTCATTCGGAGCGTCGCGAATACTACGCGGAGGACGATCGCGTTATTGCAGCGCGTTACCAGCGGGCGATGGCGAGCGGACTGGTCCCCATTCTGTGTGTGGGTGAGACGCTGGAGCAGCGTGACGCCGGCCGCAGTGAAGCCATCGTCGAGGCGCAGATCCGGGGCATCACGGATCTTATCGGCGCCGATGGGCTGGGGGCTGGCGTGATCGCCTATGAGCCGGTCTGGGCGATCGGTACGGGTCGTACGGCCAGCGCAGAACAGGCGCAGTCCATGCATCGCTTCATCCGGGAGTGCCTTGCGACCATTGAGGGTCATGACGGCGCCGCAGAGCGCCGGCTGCTCTATGGTGGCAGCATGAAGCCGGATAACGCGGCTAAGCTGCTGGCCATGGAAGATGTGGACGGCGGTCTGGTCGGCGGTGCATCCCTGAACGCCGAGGGCTTTGCGGCCATCTGTGCCGCCGTGCCCCGCGGTTGA
- the secG gene encoding preprotein translocase subunit SecG: MYTIILAIHLVLALTLIGVVLLQHGKGADAGAAFGSGASSTVFGARGSASFLGRLTWGLGIAFFITSLTLAIMAGTFTADTDSVLDREVEEPATQELPPVPDDAIDGRSNGAEPGPAPD, translated from the coding sequence ATGTACACGATCATTCTGGCGATTCATCTGGTCCTTGCACTGACGCTCATTGGTGTTGTGCTGCTGCAGCACGGCAAGGGGGCAGACGCCGGTGCGGCGTTTGGCAGCGGCGCATCCAGCACGGTTTTTGGTGCCCGCGGCTCGGCGTCCTTCCTCGGTCGGCTGACCTGGGGGCTTGGAATCGCGTTTTTCATCACCAGCCTGACGCTGGCCATCATGGCTGGCACCTTTACGGCGGACACGGACAGTGTGCTTGACCGCGAGGTGGAGGAGCCCGCCACTCAGGAGCTGCCGCCGGTGCCGGATGACGCCATTGACGGCCGCTCCAACGGCGCTGAGCCCGGCCCTGCCCCGGATTAG
- a CDS encoding NADH-quinone oxidoreductase subunit A: MLESYLPILVFIVLAMVIGVVPLAAGFILAPRRPEHEKLTPYECGFEAFEDSRMQFDVRYYLVAILFIIFDLEIAFLFPWAIVLDDIGLFGFGAMAIFVGVLLVGFLYEWKKGALEWE, encoded by the coding sequence ATGCTCGAGAGCTATCTACCGATTCTGGTCTTCATCGTGTTGGCCATGGTGATCGGCGTGGTGCCGCTCGCAGCGGGGTTCATCCTGGCGCCCCGGCGGCCCGAGCACGAAAAGCTCACTCCCTACGAATGCGGTTTTGAGGCTTTCGAGGATTCGCGCATGCAGTTCGACGTGCGCTATTACCTCGTCGCCATACTGTTCATCATATTCGACCTGGAAATCGCCTTCCTCTTTCCGTGGGCCATCGTTCTGGACGACATCGGCCTGTTTGGCTTTGGAGCCATGGCGATTTTCGTTGGCGTACTGCTGGTCGGATTCCTTTACGAGTGGAAGAAAGGAGCGCTGGAATGGGAGTAG
- a CDS encoding NADH-quinone oxidoreductase subunit B family protein gives MGVEGVLEKGFVTTSADKLINWARTGSLWPMTFGLACCAVEMMHAGAARYDMDRMGLIFRPSPRQSDVMIVAGTLVNKMAPALRRVYDQMPDPKWVISMGSCANGGGYYHYSYSVTRGCDRIVPVDIYVPGCPPTAEALLYGVVQLQNKIRRTNTIAR, from the coding sequence ATGGGAGTAGAGGGCGTCCTTGAAAAAGGTTTTGTAACCACTTCCGCGGACAAGCTGATCAACTGGGCCCGGACCGGGTCGCTGTGGCCGATGACTTTCGGGTTGGCCTGCTGTGCCGTGGAAATGATGCATGCCGGTGCGGCTCGCTACGACATGGACCGAATGGGTCTGATCTTTCGGCCCTCGCCGCGGCAGTCCGACGTCATGATCGTGGCGGGGACCCTGGTCAACAAGATGGCGCCGGCTCTCCGCCGGGTCTACGACCAGATGCCCGATCCCAAGTGGGTGATCTCCATGGGGTCCTGTGCCAACGGCGGCGGCTACTATCATTATTCCTACTCGGTGACGCGTGGCTGTGACCGTATCGTGCCGGTGGATATTTATGTGCCCGGGTGTCCACCTACCGCCGAAGCGCTGCTCTACGGCGTGGTGCAGCTGCAGAACAAGATTCGGCGCACCAACACCATCGCCCGCTGA